In Polaribacter sp. Hel_I_88, the following proteins share a genomic window:
- a CDS encoding DMT family transporter, with amino-acid sequence MQNSHSKNIAVLLLGTLFISTSGVLGKYIALAPELIILCRAFLAGIFIYIFCKITKVDLKIKSKKDAISFLISGFLMGAHWVTYFYALKLANVALGMLSIFTYPIITAFLEPLFTKQKLNSIHVLLAVLVFFGIFILIPEFSFENDDFKGILLGILSALFFALRNLVVKKQVKNYNGSMLMFYQMIVVTVFLIPILFYSDFTNVYSQIPFLILVALLTTAIGHTMLVNSLKHFSAATASIISSVQPIFGIIIAYIFINEIPSPNTFIGGSLVLLTVVIESFRSKK; translated from the coding sequence ATGCAAAACTCCCATTCAAAAAATATTGCTGTTTTACTTTTAGGAACACTTTTTATAAGTACTTCTGGAGTTTTAGGAAAATATATTGCGCTTGCTCCAGAACTTATTATTTTATGTAGAGCTTTTTTAGCAGGAATATTTATTTATATTTTCTGTAAAATCACAAAAGTAGATTTAAAGATAAAATCTAAAAAAGATGCCATTTCTTTTTTGATTAGTGGCTTTTTAATGGGTGCACATTGGGTTACGTATTTCTATGCCCTAAAACTGGCTAATGTTGCTTTGGGAATGTTATCCATTTTTACATATCCAATAATAACAGCTTTTTTAGAACCTCTTTTTACAAAACAAAAATTAAATAGTATTCATGTTTTGTTAGCAGTTTTAGTGTTTTTTGGTATTTTTATTTTGATTCCAGAATTTTCTTTTGAAAATGATGATTTTAAAGGAATTTTACTCGGAATTCTGTCTGCACTTTTTTTTGCCCTAAGAAATTTAGTTGTAAAAAAGCAAGTTAAAAATTACAATGGTAGCATGTTAATGTTCTATCAAATGATTGTAGTTACTGTTTTTTTGATTCCTATTTTGTTTTACAGTGATTTTACGAATGTGTATAGCCAAATTCCGTTTTTAATTTTAGTGGCGCTTTTAACCACTGCAATTGGGCATACAATGTTAGTAAACTCGCTAAAGCATTTTTCTGCTGCAACTGCAAGTATTATTAGTAGTGTGCAGCCAATTTTTGGAATTATAATTGCTTATATTTTTATCAACGAAATACCAAGTCCAAACACTTTTATTGGAGGAAGTTTAGTTTTATTAACTGTAGTTATTGAGAGTTTTAGAAGTAAAAAATAA
- a CDS encoding energy transducer TonB, which translates to MNSKLKITIPKPCHENWNAMLPKEKGRFCGSCSKTVVDFTKKSPLEIKQYLTEKKHERICGHFYKKQLDSIVIEIPQTTFQQQLSFQKIFLLALFFVMGTTLFSCQYNNGQKQKIENVVLIDTLKKVEHKIDSIKNLISKDSLLIKNDKITHTVINETGVVLCEPKNDTEIKITETIGEIALESEKDTLYKNNVNEILTIEGDIDYEEIEEELVFGMIIEQPPRFKEAKKLSKEEVKKDFDERMKNFIENNFDISWTKNLGLSEGKHRLFTQFYIDENGNVIDIKVRAPHIKIKKEVTKMIQKLPQFIPGEQRGKAIKTKYNLPITFIID; encoded by the coding sequence ATGAACTCAAAATTAAAAATTACCATTCCTAAACCTTGTCACGAAAATTGGAATGCAATGTTACCCAAAGAGAAAGGTAGATTTTGCGGTTCTTGCTCAAAAACAGTAGTTGACTTCACAAAAAAATCTCCATTAGAAATAAAACAATATTTAACAGAGAAAAAGCACGAAAGGATTTGTGGGCATTTTTATAAAAAGCAATTGGATAGTATTGTTATTGAAATTCCTCAAACTACCTTTCAGCAGCAATTATCTTTTCAAAAAATATTTTTGCTCGCTTTATTTTTTGTGATGGGAACTACACTTTTTAGTTGCCAGTATAATAATGGACAAAAACAGAAAATTGAAAATGTTGTTTTGATTGATACATTAAAAAAAGTTGAACATAAAATTGATTCCATCAAAAATCTAATCAGCAAAGATTCCTTACTTATTAAAAATGATAAAATTACTCATACAGTAATTAACGAAACTGGAGTTGTATTATGTGAACCTAAAAATGATACTGAAATAAAAATAACAGAAACTATAGGTGAAATTGCGTTGGAAAGTGAAAAAGACACACTTTATAAGAATAACGTGAATGAAATATTAACTATTGAAGGAGATATTGATTATGAAGAAATTGAGGAAGAATTAGTTTTTGGAATGATTATAGAACAACCTCCTAGATTTAAAGAAGCAAAAAAATTATCAAAAGAAGAAGTAAAAAAAGATTTTGATGAAAGAATGAAAAACTTTATAGAAAATAATTTTGACATTTCTTGGACAAAAAATCTTGGTTTATCAGAAGGAAAACATAGGTTATTTACTCAATTTTATATTGATGAAAATGGAAATGTTATTGATATAAAAGTAAGAGCTCCACATATAAAAATAAAAAAAGAGGTTACTAAAATGATTCAAAAATTGCCTCAATTTATTCCTGGTGAACAGCGAGGAAAAGCTATAAAGACAAAATATAATTTACCAATTACTTTTATTATTGATTAA
- the mfd gene encoding transcription-repair coupling factor, translating to MTTQNIVNQYQKSALVSQLNLFLKEEKNRFQISNLVGSSLSFVISETFKKTDKPYLLIFNDKEEAAYYLNDLEQLLGDKNVLFYPASYKRPYQIEETDNANVLLRSEVLNRINSRKKPAIIVTYPTALFEKVVTKKELEKNTLKIAVGESLSLDFVNEVLFEYKFKRVDFVTEPGDFSVRGGIIDVFSFSNDEPFRIEFFGDEIDSIRTFDVETQLSTEKLKKVSIMPNVENKTLQEKRESFLKYISSKTIIFSKNIDLMLGNLDKFFQKAEIAFNDVSKEIKHAQPSELFCDGEFIKNQLQEFSLVDFGNNNTKMLKQVQHEKIEFNTIPQPSFNKQFPLLIDNLEEYTKAGFTNYIFCANEQQAKRFHDIFDDSDKEVHYETIVFPLYQGFVDVDQKIVCYSDHQIFERYHKFRLKNGYAKKQAITLQELNKLEIGDYVTHMDHGIGKFGGLQKIDVQGKKQEAIKLVYGERDILYVSIHSLHKISKFNGKDGKAPKIYKLGSGAWKKIKQKTKARVKHIAFNLIQLYAKRKLEKGFAFGPDTHIQHELEGSFMYEDTPDQFTATQDVKNDMEKEQPMDRLVCGDVGFGKTEVAVRAAFKAVDNGKQVAILVPTTILAFQHYQTFTERLKDFPIKIDYLNRFRTAKQKTEAINGVNDGSVDIIIGTHQLTNKKLQFKDLGLLIIDEEQKFGVAVKDKLKTLKENVDTLTLTATPIPRTLQFSLMAARDLSVIKTPPPNRHPIESNVIRFSEDVIRDAISYEISRRGQVFFIHNRIENIKEVAGLLQRLVPSAKIAVGHGQMEGKKLESLMLGFMNNDFDVLVSTTIIESGLDVPNANTIFVNNANNFGLSDLHQMRGRVGRSNKKAFCYFITPPYHMMTDDARKRIEALVLFSDLGSGINIAMKDLEIRGAGDLLGGEQSGFINDIGFDTYQKILQEAIEELKENEFAELYPEDTSKPKEYVKEVTIDTDFEILFPDDYVNSITERLALYTKLGNLEKETELQTFETEIIDRFGEIPTQVEDLLDSVRIKWLAKELGLEKIILKQKRMIGYFVSNQQSDFYQTEAFSRMLKYVQQNSKSCVMKEKETKNGLRLLITFIRIDSVKTALGVLQKV from the coding sequence TTGACTACACAGAATATTGTAAATCAATATCAAAAATCTGCGTTAGTTTCGCAGTTAAATCTATTCTTAAAAGAAGAAAAAAACCGTTTTCAAATATCGAATTTGGTGGGTTCTTCATTGTCTTTTGTAATTTCAGAAACATTTAAAAAAACAGATAAACCTTACCTTTTAATTTTTAATGATAAAGAAGAAGCTGCTTATTATCTAAATGATTTAGAGCAACTTTTGGGCGATAAAAATGTACTATTTTATCCTGCATCTTACAAAAGACCTTATCAAATAGAAGAAACTGATAATGCCAATGTTTTGTTACGATCTGAGGTTTTAAACAGAATAAATTCAAGAAAAAAACCAGCTATAATTGTTACGTATCCAACTGCCTTATTTGAGAAAGTTGTTACTAAAAAAGAACTTGAAAAAAATACGTTAAAAATTGCTGTTGGCGAGAGCTTATCGTTAGATTTTGTAAACGAAGTTTTATTCGAATATAAATTTAAACGTGTAGATTTTGTTACAGAACCTGGAGATTTTTCTGTAAGAGGTGGAATTATAGATGTTTTTTCTTTTTCGAATGATGAACCTTTTCGAATCGAATTTTTTGGTGATGAAATTGATAGTATCAGAACTTTTGATGTAGAAACACAATTATCAACAGAAAAGTTGAAAAAAGTTTCGATTATGCCCAATGTTGAAAACAAAACATTGCAGGAAAAGAGAGAAAGTTTTTTAAAATACATCTCTTCAAAAACAATCATCTTTAGTAAGAATATCGATTTAATGCTTGGAAATTTAGATAAATTTTTCCAAAAAGCAGAAATCGCATTTAATGATGTATCCAAAGAAATAAAACACGCACAACCTAGCGAATTATTTTGCGATGGTGAGTTTATAAAAAATCAGCTACAAGAATTTAGCTTAGTTGATTTTGGAAATAATAATACAAAGATGCTGAAACAAGTTCAGCATGAAAAAATAGAATTTAATACCATTCCTCAACCTTCTTTTAACAAACAATTTCCGCTGTTAATTGATAATTTAGAGGAATATACAAAAGCAGGTTTTACCAATTATATATTCTGCGCAAACGAACAACAAGCCAAACGTTTTCATGATATTTTTGATGATTCTGATAAAGAAGTTCACTATGAAACGATTGTTTTTCCTTTGTATCAAGGTTTTGTAGATGTTGATCAAAAAATAGTTTGTTATTCAGATCATCAAATTTTTGAACGTTATCATAAATTTAGATTGAAAAATGGTTATGCTAAAAAGCAAGCCATTACGCTTCAAGAATTAAACAAATTAGAAATTGGTGATTATGTAACACACATGGATCATGGAATTGGGAAATTTGGTGGTTTGCAAAAAATTGATGTTCAAGGTAAAAAGCAAGAAGCTATTAAATTGGTTTATGGAGAACGTGATATTTTATATGTAAGCATTCACTCGCTTCATAAAATTTCTAAGTTTAATGGAAAGGATGGAAAAGCACCAAAAATCTACAAATTAGGTTCTGGAGCTTGGAAAAAAATCAAACAAAAAACCAAAGCCAGAGTTAAACATATTGCGTTTAATTTAATTCAATTATATGCAAAAAGAAAGCTCGAAAAAGGGTTTGCTTTTGGACCAGATACACACATTCAGCATGAGTTGGAAGGTAGTTTTATGTATGAAGATACACCAGATCAATTTACAGCGACTCAAGATGTAAAAAATGATATGGAAAAAGAACAACCTATGGACAGATTGGTTTGTGGCGATGTTGGTTTTGGAAAAACAGAGGTTGCTGTAAGAGCTGCTTTTAAAGCTGTTGATAATGGAAAACAAGTCGCAATTTTAGTACCGACAACCATTTTGGCGTTTCAACATTATCAAACTTTTACAGAACGATTGAAAGATTTTCCTATTAAAATTGATTATTTAAACAGATTTAGAACTGCAAAACAAAAAACGGAAGCCATTAATGGCGTAAATGACGGTTCTGTAGATATTATTATTGGTACACATCAACTAACAAATAAAAAATTACAGTTTAAAGATTTAGGATTGTTGATTATTGATGAAGAACAAAAATTTGGTGTTGCTGTAAAAGATAAATTAAAAACGTTAAAAGAAAATGTTGATACGTTAACCTTAACTGCAACTCCAATTCCTAGAACTTTGCAATTTAGTTTAATGGCTGCCAGAGATTTATCTGTCATTAAAACACCTCCACCAAACAGACATCCTATAGAAAGTAACGTGATTCGTTTTTCTGAAGATGTAATTCGTGATGCAATTTCTTATGAAATATCAAGAAGAGGGCAAGTTTTCTTTATTCATAATAGAATTGAAAACATCAAAGAAGTTGCTGGTTTGTTGCAAAGATTGGTCCCATCAGCAAAAATAGCAGTTGGTCATGGACAAATGGAAGGCAAAAAACTGGAAAGTTTAATGCTAGGTTTTATGAATAATGATTTTGATGTTTTAGTATCTACAACTATCATTGAAAGTGGTTTAGATGTGCCAAATGCCAACACAATTTTTGTTAATAATGCCAATAATTTTGGTTTGAGTGATTTGCATCAAATGCGTGGAAGAGTTGGTAGAAGTAATAAAAAAGCGTTTTGTTATTTTATAACGCCTCCTTATCATATGATGACAGATGATGCCAGAAAACGTATTGAAGCTTTAGTGTTATTTTCTGATTTAGGAAGTGGAATAAATATTGCCATGAAAGATTTAGAAATTCGTGGAGCTGGAGATTTATTAGGTGGTGAACAAAGTGGTTTTATCAACGATATTGGCTTTGATACCTATCAAAAGATATTGCAAGAAGCCATTGAAGAATTGAAAGAAAATGAGTTTGCAGAACTATATCCTGAAGATACATCGAAACCTAAAGAATATGTAAAAGAAGTAACAATTGATACTGATTTTGAAATTCTTTTTCCTGACGATTATGTAAACTCTATCACAGAAAGATTGGCTTTATATACCAAATTAGGAAATTTAGAAAAGGAAACTGAATTACAAACTTTCGAAACTGAAATTATTGACAGATTTGGAGAAATACCAACTCAAGTTGAAGATTTATTAGATTCTGTAAGGATAAAATGGTTGGCAAAAGAATTAGGTTTAGAGAAAATCATTTTAAAACAAAAACGTATGATTGGCTATTTTGTATCCAATCAACAAAGTGATTTTTACCAAACTGAAGCTTTTTCTAGAATGCTAAAATATGTACAACAGAATTCTAAGAGTTGTGTAATGAAAGAGAAAGAAACTAAAAACGGTTTGCGTTTGCTAATCACTTTTATTAGGATTGATTCTGTAAAAACTGCTTTAGGAGTTTTACAGAAAGTATAA
- a CDS encoding universal stress protein gives MKKIIVPIDFSEFSEYALKAAVLLSKKTEVTIYALHMLDLQEVSLSQSAEYTQEKAIFFLKLAEKRFKEFLQKDYLKDIKVVPIVKHYKVFSEINNIAKEVDADLVIMGSHGASGLKEFFTGSNTEKVIRYSDIPVMVLKNELKDIDFADIVYATDFSEESVDAFKKMLTSLDFLNVRKHLLYVNLPNDKFKTTPEMDALANKFLMKAEGNIDRLINVNFVCARSIEEGVLNFSNVIGADLITLITHGRKGLSHVFSGSISEDISNHASLPIMTFKM, from the coding sequence ATGAAAAAAATAATTGTACCTATAGATTTCTCAGAATTTTCAGAATATGCTTTAAAAGCTGCAGTACTATTATCAAAAAAAACAGAAGTGACTATTTATGCTTTGCACATGTTAGATTTGCAAGAAGTAAGTTTATCTCAAAGTGCTGAATATACTCAAGAAAAAGCAATTTTCTTTTTAAAATTAGCAGAAAAAAGATTCAAAGAATTTTTGCAAAAAGACTACTTAAAAGATATTAAAGTTGTACCAATTGTAAAACACTATAAAGTGTTTAGCGAAATAAATAACATAGCTAAAGAAGTAGATGCAGATTTAGTAATTATGGGATCTCATGGAGCAAGTGGTTTAAAAGAATTTTTTACAGGTTCTAATACAGAAAAGGTAATTAGATATTCAGATATACCAGTAATGGTGCTAAAAAATGAATTAAAAGATATAGATTTTGCAGATATTGTATATGCTACAGATTTCTCTGAAGAATCTGTAGATGCGTTTAAAAAAATGCTAACCTCTTTAGATTTTTTAAATGTTAGAAAACATCTTTTATATGTGAATTTACCAAACGATAAATTTAAAACCACCCCAGAAATGGATGCTTTAGCCAATAAGTTTTTAATGAAAGCAGAAGGTAATATAGATCGTTTAATAAACGTTAACTTTGTGTGTGCAAGATCTATTGAAGAAGGTGTTTTAAATTTTTCTAATGTTATTGGTGCAGATTTAATTACACTAATTACTCATGGTAGAAAAGGCTTGTCTCATGTTTTTTCAGGTAGTATTTCAGAGGATATTTCAAATCATGCTTCCTTGCCCATTATGACTTTTAAAATGTAA
- a CDS encoding thioredoxin family protein, translated as MKTSIYILFFISFFVFADEIKAQNQEINWITFEQLEDSLAIKPKKVFINFYADWCAYCKKMEEAAFKNNEVIAALNNNFYAVKMNAESKDSINFGGKVFTNKEINKKRNPTHEIPLLLGNRKNKEFTLPLTLILNEDFTVISRHFEYISPKKMIAILDTVK; from the coding sequence ATGAAAACATCAATTTATATACTTTTTTTTATTAGTTTTTTTGTCTTTGCTGATGAAATAAAAGCCCAAAACCAAGAAATTAATTGGATTACTTTTGAGCAGTTAGAAGATTCTTTAGCTATAAAACCTAAAAAAGTTTTCATTAATTTTTATGCTGATTGGTGTGCATATTGTAAAAAAATGGAGGAAGCTGCTTTTAAAAATAACGAAGTAATTGCTGCACTAAACAACAATTTTTATGCTGTAAAAATGAATGCTGAGTCTAAAGATTCCATAAATTTTGGAGGCAAAGTTTTTACAAATAAAGAAATCAATAAGAAAAGAAATCCTACTCACGAAATTCCATTATTGTTAGGTAATAGAAAAAACAAAGAATTTACTTTGCCATTAACTTTAATTTTAAACGAAGATTTTACTGTAATCAGTAGACATTTTGAGTATATATCACCCAAAAAAATGATTGCAATTTTAGATACAGTTAAATAA
- a CDS encoding metallophosphoesterase family protein produces MRTFIIGDIHGGLKALLQVLNQLEITEKDTLIFMGDYVDGWSESAQVIDFLINFSEKINCIFIKGNHDVWCENWLKDQSDVNPTWYMHGGKETIDSYEGFTVDEKNEHLTFFENMKMYHLDAENRLFLHAGFTSMHGVERETYPHKFCTDRTLWEMALAMDHKIEKSSVSYPKRLQHYSEIYIGHTPTTNYGEITPMNAINIWNVDTGAAFKGKITAMNIDTKAYFQSDALPELYPNEKGRN; encoded by the coding sequence ATGAGAACTTTTATTATTGGTGATATTCATGGAGGTTTAAAAGCCTTATTACAGGTTTTAAATCAACTTGAAATTACAGAAAAAGATACCCTTATTTTTATGGGAGATTATGTAGATGGTTGGAGCGAATCTGCGCAAGTAATCGATTTTTTAATCAATTTTTCAGAAAAAATAAACTGTATTTTTATCAAAGGAAATCATGATGTTTGGTGCGAAAATTGGCTAAAAGATCAATCTGATGTAAATCCAACTTGGTACATGCATGGAGGTAAAGAAACGATAGATAGTTATGAAGGCTTTACAGTTGATGAAAAAAATGAGCATTTAACGTTTTTCGAAAACATGAAAATGTATCATTTAGATGCCGAAAACAGGTTGTTTTTACACGCAGGTTTTACATCTATGCATGGTGTGGAAAGAGAAACGTATCCTCATAAATTTTGTACTGATAGAACTTTATGGGAAATGGCTTTGGCTATGGATCATAAGATCGAAAAAAGCAGTGTAAGCTATCCAAAAAGATTACAACATTATAGTGAAATTTACATTGGGCACACACCAACAACTAATTATGGCGAAATTACACCTATGAATGCCATTAATATTTGGAATGTAGATACAGGAGCAGCATTTAAAGGTAAAATTACTGCTATGAATATTGATACAAAAGCTTATTTTCAAAGTGATGCGTTACCAGAGTTGTATCCTAATGAAAAAGGAAGAAATTAA
- a CDS encoding glycoside hydrolase, translating to MKTYKLPFLLLIFLQFACNSQVKKINGLSFVASRDTIDAKHINPALKTNSNYVALMPYSFIRNIDIPKIEFNTNREWFGETKNGLLQYAKEFQKVDVKIMVKPHLWLRRGGFTGDLKPTTEENWILLENSYRDYILTYAKAATELNAEILCIGTELEEFVMNRPMYWQELIKEIKEVYNGKLTYAANWDEFKRIPFWGQLDFIGIDAYFPLSDKKSPTVQDFEMGWKPHKEEIIRIQKKYNKPVMFTEFGYRSIDFTGKKPWDANRVEGNLNLQAQADALQAIYNQFWNEDWFAGGFIWKWFHAHERVGGKNDNRFTPQNKPAETLLHQLYKQ from the coding sequence ATGAAAACATATAAACTCCCTTTTTTACTATTGATATTCTTGCAATTCGCTTGCAATAGTCAAGTGAAAAAAATAAACGGATTAAGCTTTGTAGCTTCAAGAGATACCATTGATGCTAAACATATAAACCCAGCTTTAAAAACAAATAGCAATTATGTTGCTTTGATGCCTTACAGTTTTATCAGAAATATTGACATTCCTAAAATCGAATTCAATACAAATAGAGAATGGTTTGGCGAAACCAAAAACGGATTATTACAATATGCTAAAGAATTTCAAAAAGTTGATGTAAAAATTATGGTAAAACCGCACTTATGGCTAAGAAGAGGTGGTTTTACTGGAGATTTAAAACCAACTACTGAAGAAAATTGGATTCTTTTAGAAAACTCTTACAGAGATTATATTTTAACCTATGCAAAAGCTGCAACAGAATTAAATGCAGAGATACTTTGCATTGGTACAGAACTAGAAGAATTTGTAATGAATAGACCCATGTATTGGCAAGAATTAATCAAAGAAATTAAAGAAGTTTATAACGGTAAATTAACATACGCTGCAAATTGGGACGAGTTTAAACGTATTCCTTTTTGGGGACAATTAGATTTTATTGGTATTGATGCGTATTTTCCTTTGAGTGATAAAAAATCGCCAACTGTTCAAGATTTTGAAATGGGTTGGAAACCTCATAAAGAAGAAATTATAAGAATTCAGAAAAAATATAACAAACCTGTTATGTTTACAGAATTTGGATATAGAAGCATCGATTTTACAGGTAAAAAACCTTGGGATGCTAATAGAGTAGAAGGAAATTTAAATTTACAAGCACAAGCAGATGCTTTGCAAGCCATATATAATCAATTTTGGAACGAAGATTGGTTTGCTGGAGGTTTTATTTGGAAATGGTTTCATGCTCATGAAAGAGTTGGTGGCAAAAACGACAACAGATTTACACCTCAAAATAAACCCGCAGAAACTTTACTACACCAATTATATAAACAATAA
- a CDS encoding carboxypeptidase-like regulatory domain-containing protein gives MTKNYFLVFLLFLITLSNSFGQKKVISGKIIDAISSKGIANVHIYSTNLGEGTITNTDGNFYLIVTKSDEIQISCIGYDKQTIKISINDIHNLVIKMKPKTELLNEVIINTKTLSVDEILTKTFDNFKKNHFVEPVYYSFYNRIVNFVDKDSTLISLEEYSGKIKQSKSHLTKYNIDKARVKFFGSDAKKQSKEHRLISMTKMYIDNIYKYREDYLKNKGKRIYEYKSVGRSAILDRNCYVISFNTENDNFDQKGEIYIDMKDFAIVRKVTRKRNNKIYKDITFKRENDK, from the coding sequence ATGACAAAGAATTATTTTTTAGTTTTTTTATTGTTTCTGATTACATTGAGCAATAGTTTTGGGCAGAAAAAAGTAATTTCTGGAAAAATAATTGATGCTATTTCAAGCAAAGGAATTGCCAACGTTCATATATATTCAACCAATTTAGGTGAAGGAACTATTACAAATACCGATGGAAATTTTTATTTAATAGTTACTAAAAGTGATGAAATACAGATTTCATGTATTGGTTATGATAAACAGACTATAAAAATATCAATAAATGATATTCATAATTTAGTCATCAAAATGAAGCCAAAAACAGAGCTTTTAAATGAAGTAATCATCAACACAAAAACACTTTCTGTAGATGAAATTTTAACCAAAACATTTGATAATTTTAAGAAAAATCATTTTGTAGAGCCTGTATACTATAGTTTTTACAACAGAATTGTAAACTTTGTAGATAAAGATAGTACACTAATTTCTTTAGAAGAATATTCAGGTAAAATAAAACAAAGTAAGTCACATTTAACAAAGTATAATATTGACAAAGCACGTGTAAAGTTTTTTGGGAGTGATGCTAAAAAACAATCAAAAGAACATCGTTTAATTTCTATGACAAAAATGTATATTGATAATATTTACAAATACAGAGAAGATTATCTAAAGAACAAAGGAAAAAGGATTTATGAATATAAATCTGTTGGAAGATCAGCTATTTTAGATAGAAATTGCTATGTTATTTCATTCAATACTGAGAATGATAATTTTGATCAAAAAGGCGAAATCTATATTGATATGAAAGATTTTGCGATTGTAAGGAAAGTAACAAGAAAACGAAATAATAAAATTTATAAAGACATTACTTTTAAAAGAGAAAATGACAAATGA
- a CDS encoding IS110 family transposase translates to MKIKQTIGIDISKLTFDVRIHSNQCYQSFENNSKGFKALVKWVEKNNPISKEQTLFVLEHTGIYSEEISLFFDINNFYFALIPGLEIKKSLGISRGKDDKVDATKIALYGYRLRDEIKPYKLPSKNIHQLKRLLTLRERLVKQNAGYKATLKEQKRIYTRKENQLLIETQEKMIKYFTKQIKNIEAEMNVIIKANEQLKKQCKLIVSIKGVGSQTALFMIVTTNGFTKFASWRKFASYCGIAPFPNTSGTSIRGRTKVSNLANKKIKSLFDMCAKSAIQNNPEMKIFYHRRLEQGKNKMSTINIIRNKLLSRIFATIKRQTPYVDVLKYAA, encoded by the coding sequence ATGAAAATTAAACAAACTATTGGTATTGACATTAGCAAATTAACTTTTGATGTCCGTATTCACAGTAACCAGTGTTATCAATCATTTGAAAACAACTCAAAAGGATTTAAAGCACTTGTAAAATGGGTCGAAAAAAACAACCCAATTTCTAAAGAGCAAACTTTATTTGTTTTAGAACATACAGGTATTTATTCTGAAGAAATCTCATTATTTTTTGATATAAATAACTTTTATTTTGCACTAATTCCAGGTTTAGAAATAAAGAAATCCCTTGGTATTTCTAGAGGAAAAGATGATAAAGTAGATGCCACAAAAATAGCACTTTATGGGTATCGATTAAGAGATGAAATTAAACCTTATAAACTTCCATCAAAAAACATTCATCAACTAAAACGCTTATTAACATTAAGAGAAAGGCTAGTAAAACAAAATGCTGGTTATAAAGCAACACTTAAAGAACAAAAAAGAATTTATACTAGAAAAGAGAATCAACTTCTTATAGAAACCCAAGAGAAAATGATAAAATATTTTACCAAACAAATTAAGAATATTGAGGCTGAAATGAACGTAATAATTAAGGCTAATGAACAACTTAAAAAACAATGTAAACTAATTGTGAGTATCAAAGGAGTGGGTAGTCAGACAGCTTTATTTATGATTGTAACAACAAACGGATTTACAAAGTTTGCTTCTTGGAGAAAGTTTGCTTCTTATTGTGGAATTGCACCTTTCCCTAATACCTCTGGAACAAGTATTAGAGGAAGAACTAAAGTGAGTAATCTTGCTAACAAAAAAATAAAAAGCCTCTTTGATATGTGTGCAAAATCAGCAATACAAAATAACCCAGAAATGAAAATATTTTACCATAGAAGACTCGAACAAGGAAAAAATAAAATGAGCACAATTAACATCATAAGAAATAAACTATTATCACGAATTTTTGCTACTATAAAAAGACAAACTCCTTATGTAGATGTATTAAAATATGCTGCGTAA